One region of Microbacterium rhizosphaerae genomic DNA includes:
- a CDS encoding histone-like nucleoid-structuring protein Lsr2, whose protein sequence is MAKKIIQQLVDDLDGSLLEDGAGDTILFSLDGIAYEIDLSDANAAALRDALASYVAAGRRVSRTGSASATPTRRSRTRGGAVNENAAIREWAGSNGYSISSRGRIPENVVVAYNAAN, encoded by the coding sequence ATGGCAAAAAAGATCATTCAGCAACTGGTCGATGACCTCGACGGCTCGCTTCTCGAAGATGGCGCGGGGGATACCATCCTCTTCTCCTTGGATGGCATCGCGTACGAAATCGACCTCTCGGACGCCAACGCCGCCGCACTGCGTGACGCCCTGGCATCGTACGTGGCGGCTGGACGACGCGTCTCCCGCACCGGCTCCGCGTCTGCGACCCCTACTCGACGCTCGCGCACCCGCGGCGGCGCAGTAAACGAAAACGCAGCCATCCGCGAATGGGCCGGCTCGAACGGCTACTCGATCTCCTCGCGCGGGCGCATCCCGGAGAACGTCGTCGTTGCCTACAACGCCGCAAACTGA